One segment of Panicum virgatum strain AP13 chromosome 3K, P.virgatum_v5, whole genome shotgun sequence DNA contains the following:
- the LOC120698385 gene encoding uncharacterized protein LOC120698385 isoform X2, which produces MQSVLSLSSGSFRSNPIPGGQRAASTEQLWAAASGVGGRGAAVATEQRSQRTAAERRAPGAKRPGPGPRHQRVRRRRNAGGLRLTRCRSGPAAFLFLSNPCFLKGPMSTISDQKKRTLDALQQQYTAAKAKKLQDEQLKSYKKSKVDAPKPKFDTPRKGKAPELTPRQTSAQPSSHKGVAFSGSNRQQKPSASSEINPVYAELSCALHDNLLQDDISDFDSTEVVQSVIFDIIQKGGDSGKITKGAKKLKLEKGILLDNYVQRGPRLVDAQARSLLIHSKRSKHHMSLKQHKKCGSFELDGAFHKYDLYKPMHEMWAAYIRELTKITPKTQLSENLLSADLHGALLIVAECKAASYEGVSGIMIRETAETFGIISEDNRFRVVPKAGSVFILQADCWKVTLIGGKLSPKEKLKEDQRQQRAQSQIR; this is translated from the exons ATGCAATCTGTACTTTCGCTG TCCTCCGGGTCCTTCCGCTCCAATCCAATCCCCGGCGGGCAGCGGGCGGCGTCGACTGAGCAGCTCTGGGCAGCGGCCAGCGGGGTCGGGGGACGGGGGGCAGCTGTGGCGACCGAGCAGCGCAGCCAGCGGACGGCGGCCGAGCGGCGAGCGCCAGGAGCCAAGCGGCCGGGCCCAGGGCCCAGGCACcagcgggtgcggcggcggcgcaacgccGGCGGGCTGCGGCTGACCAGGTGCCGCAGCGGGCCAGCGGCATTCCTCTTCCTCAGCA ATCCCTGTTTCTTAAAAGGCCCAATGTCTACTATCTCTGATCAGAAGAAACGTACCTTAGACGCCCTTCAGCAACAGTATACTGctgcaaaagctaagaaattgCAAGATGAACAGCTTAAGAGTTATAAGAAGAGCAAAGTAGATGCCCCTAAGCCTAAATTTGATACGCCAAGGAAAGGCAAAGCTCCAGAACTCACACCTCGTCAAACATCTGCTCAACCCTCTTCTCATAAAG GTGTAGCCTTTTCCGGCTCCAATCGCCAACAAAAACCTTCCGCATCCTCAG AAATTAACCCTGTGTATGCTGAACTTTCATGTGCCCTTCATGACAATTTGTTACAGGATGATATTTCG GATTTTGATAGCACAGAGGTTGTCCAGAGTGTTATATTTGACATAATTCAGAAAGGTGGAGATTCTGGGAAAATTACGAAGGGAGCCAAAAAGCTGAAGCTGGAAAAGGGAATCCTATTAGATAACTATGTTCAGAGGGGTCCTAGACTAGTGGACGCCCAAGCAAGATCTTTGTTGATTCACTCAAAGCGATCCAAACATCACATGTCTCTGAAGCAACATAAGAAATGTGGTTCATTTGAGTTAGATGGTGCATTCCACAA GTATGACCTCTATAAGCCAATGCATGAGATGTGGGCGGCGTATATCAGAGAACTTACAAAAATAACCCC AAAAACGCAATTGTCCGAAAACCTCCTTTCTGCAGATCTTCATGGGGCCCTTCTAATAG TGGCAGAATGCAAAGCTGCTTCATACGAAGGTGTAAGTGGCATCATGATTCGGGAAACTGCAGAGACTTTTGGAATTATATCAGAGGACAATCGCTTCCGAG TCGTACCAAAAGCTGGTTCGGTTTTCATCCTCCAAGCGGACTGCTGGAAGGTCACACTGATTGGCGGCAAGCTCTCGCCCAAGGAAAAGTTGAAGGAGGACCAGCGTCAGCAGCGCGCACAATCACAGATCAGATAG
- the LOC120698385 gene encoding uncharacterized protein LOC120698385 isoform X1 yields MQSVLSLSSGSFRSNPIPGGQRAASTEQLWAAASGVGGRGAAVATEQRSQRTAAERRAPGAKRPGPGPRHQRVRRRRNAGGLRLTRCRSGPAAFLFLSNPCFLKGPMSTISDQKKRTLDALQQQYTAAKAKKLQDEQLKSYKKSKVDAPKPKFDTPRKGKAPELTPRQTSAQPSSHKGVAFSGSNRQQKPSASSGEEINPVYAELSCALHDNLLQDDISDFDSTEVVQSVIFDIIQKGGDSGKITKGAKKLKLEKGILLDNYVQRGPRLVDAQARSLLIHSKRSKHHMSLKQHKKCGSFELDGAFHKYDLYKPMHEMWAAYIRELTKITPKTQLSENLLSADLHGALLIVAECKAASYEGVSGIMIRETAETFGIISEDNRFRVVPKAGSVFILQADCWKVTLIGGKLSPKEKLKEDQRQQRAQSQIR; encoded by the exons ATGCAATCTGTACTTTCGCTG TCCTCCGGGTCCTTCCGCTCCAATCCAATCCCCGGCGGGCAGCGGGCGGCGTCGACTGAGCAGCTCTGGGCAGCGGCCAGCGGGGTCGGGGGACGGGGGGCAGCTGTGGCGACCGAGCAGCGCAGCCAGCGGACGGCGGCCGAGCGGCGAGCGCCAGGAGCCAAGCGGCCGGGCCCAGGGCCCAGGCACcagcgggtgcggcggcggcgcaacgccGGCGGGCTGCGGCTGACCAGGTGCCGCAGCGGGCCAGCGGCATTCCTCTTCCTCAGCA ATCCCTGTTTCTTAAAAGGCCCAATGTCTACTATCTCTGATCAGAAGAAACGTACCTTAGACGCCCTTCAGCAACAGTATACTGctgcaaaagctaagaaattgCAAGATGAACAGCTTAAGAGTTATAAGAAGAGCAAAGTAGATGCCCCTAAGCCTAAATTTGATACGCCAAGGAAAGGCAAAGCTCCAGAACTCACACCTCGTCAAACATCTGCTCAACCCTCTTCTCATAAAG GTGTAGCCTTTTCCGGCTCCAATCGCCAACAAAAACCTTCCGCATCCTCAG GTGAAGAAATTAACCCTGTGTATGCTGAACTTTCATGTGCCCTTCATGACAATTTGTTACAGGATGATATTTCG GATTTTGATAGCACAGAGGTTGTCCAGAGTGTTATATTTGACATAATTCAGAAAGGTGGAGATTCTGGGAAAATTACGAAGGGAGCCAAAAAGCTGAAGCTGGAAAAGGGAATCCTATTAGATAACTATGTTCAGAGGGGTCCTAGACTAGTGGACGCCCAAGCAAGATCTTTGTTGATTCACTCAAAGCGATCCAAACATCACATGTCTCTGAAGCAACATAAGAAATGTGGTTCATTTGAGTTAGATGGTGCATTCCACAA GTATGACCTCTATAAGCCAATGCATGAGATGTGGGCGGCGTATATCAGAGAACTTACAAAAATAACCCC AAAAACGCAATTGTCCGAAAACCTCCTTTCTGCAGATCTTCATGGGGCCCTTCTAATAG TGGCAGAATGCAAAGCTGCTTCATACGAAGGTGTAAGTGGCATCATGATTCGGGAAACTGCAGAGACTTTTGGAATTATATCAGAGGACAATCGCTTCCGAG TCGTACCAAAAGCTGGTTCGGTTTTCATCCTCCAAGCGGACTGCTGGAAGGTCACACTGATTGGCGGCAAGCTCTCGCCCAAGGAAAAGTTGAAGGAGGACCAGCGTCAGCAGCGCGCACAATCACAGATCAGATAG
- the LOC120698387 gene encoding protein G1-like8, whose translation MDPPGPAGASSAPGGDAQAPQHHVQPLAQAQPQVAPAPAPPQQLSRYESQKRRDWNTFLQYLRNHRPPLTLARCSGAHVIEFLKYLDQFGKTKVHAAGCAYFGHPSPPAPCPCPLRQAWGSLDALIGRLRAAYEESGHPPESNPFAARAVRIYLREVRDSQAKARGIPYEKNRKRKQPAPPAPGEAAPSSSSSSSAAAAAAREAAAPATSGGDGSSGTAAAAAAAAPTTGQAGGSGGAAAPASTSSRV comes from the coding sequence ATGGATCCCCCGGGGCCAGCCGGGGCGTCCTCGGCGCCGGGCGGCGACGCGCAGGCGCCGCAGCACCATGTGCAGCCGCTGGCCCAGGCGCAGCCGCAggtcgcgccggcgccggcgccgccgcagcagctgaGCAGGTACGAGTCGCAGAAGCGGCGGGACTGGAACACGTTCCTGCAGTACCTGCGGAACCACCGGCCGCCGCTGACGCTGGCGAGGTGCAGCGGCGCGCACGTCATCGAGTTCCTCAAGTACCTGGACCAGTTCGGCAAGACCAAGGTGCACGCCGCCGGGTGCGCCTACTTCGGCCACCCcagcccgccggcgccgtgcccgtgcccgctGCGCCAGGCCTGGGGCTCCCTCGACGCGCTCatcggccgcctccgcgccgcctacGAGGAGAGCGGACACCCGCCCGAGTCCAACCCCTTCGCGGCCCGCGCCGTGCGGATCTACCTCCGCGAGGTCCGCGACTCGCAGGCCAAGGCGCGGGGCATACCCTACGAGAAGAACCGCAAGCGCAagcagcccgcgccgccggccccaggggaggcggcgccgtcgtcgtcgtcatcgtcatcggcggccgccgcggcggcacgAGAGGCGGCTGCCCCCGCCACGAGCGGCGGTGACGGGTCCAgtggcaccgcggcggcggcggcggcagctgcacCGACGACTGGCCAGGCGGGAGGgagtggcggcgctgctgcacCGGCCAGCACATCATCCCGAGTATAG
- the LOC120698385 gene encoding uncharacterized protein LOC120698385 isoform X3 codes for MSTISDQKKRTLDALQQQYTAAKAKKLQDEQLKSYKKSKVDAPKPKFDTPRKGKAPELTPRQTSAQPSSHKGVAFSGSNRQQKPSASSGEEINPVYAELSCALHDNLLQDDISDFDSTEVVQSVIFDIIQKGGDSGKITKGAKKLKLEKGILLDNYVQRGPRLVDAQARSLLIHSKRSKHHMSLKQHKKCGSFELDGAFHKYDLYKPMHEMWAAYIRELTKITPKTQLSENLLSADLHGALLIVAECKAASYEGVSGIMIRETAETFGIISEDNRFRVVPKAGSVFILQADCWKVTLIGGKLSPKEKLKEDQRQQRAQSQIR; via the exons ATGTCTACTATCTCTGATCAGAAGAAACGTACCTTAGACGCCCTTCAGCAACAGTATACTGctgcaaaagctaagaaattgCAAGATGAACAGCTTAAGAGTTATAAGAAGAGCAAAGTAGATGCCCCTAAGCCTAAATTTGATACGCCAAGGAAAGGCAAAGCTCCAGAACTCACACCTCGTCAAACATCTGCTCAACCCTCTTCTCATAAAG GTGTAGCCTTTTCCGGCTCCAATCGCCAACAAAAACCTTCCGCATCCTCAG GTGAAGAAATTAACCCTGTGTATGCTGAACTTTCATGTGCCCTTCATGACAATTTGTTACAGGATGATATTTCG GATTTTGATAGCACAGAGGTTGTCCAGAGTGTTATATTTGACATAATTCAGAAAGGTGGAGATTCTGGGAAAATTACGAAGGGAGCCAAAAAGCTGAAGCTGGAAAAGGGAATCCTATTAGATAACTATGTTCAGAGGGGTCCTAGACTAGTGGACGCCCAAGCAAGATCTTTGTTGATTCACTCAAAGCGATCCAAACATCACATGTCTCTGAAGCAACATAAGAAATGTGGTTCATTTGAGTTAGATGGTGCATTCCACAA GTATGACCTCTATAAGCCAATGCATGAGATGTGGGCGGCGTATATCAGAGAACTTACAAAAATAACCCC AAAAACGCAATTGTCCGAAAACCTCCTTTCTGCAGATCTTCATGGGGCCCTTCTAATAG TGGCAGAATGCAAAGCTGCTTCATACGAAGGTGTAAGTGGCATCATGATTCGGGAAACTGCAGAGACTTTTGGAATTATATCAGAGGACAATCGCTTCCGAG TCGTACCAAAAGCTGGTTCGGTTTTCATCCTCCAAGCGGACTGCTGGAAGGTCACACTGATTGGCGGCAAGCTCTCGCCCAAGGAAAAGTTGAAGGAGGACCAGCGTCAGCAGCGCGCACAATCACAGATCAGATAG
- the LOC120698388 gene encoding uncharacterized protein At5g39865-like, whose protein sequence is MWPSWVKTRSSDSNAASTSTALVAAGASPRLSFPSPSLKDLRTLLAPDHPAGDPSSASPSPRVFHRIRVAASALRVLRTLQQPSSAAAPASGCAGELPAPAPAGAGGRVVLYFTSLRVVRRTYEDCRAVRAILRGLRAAVDERDLSMDRAFLPELAALLPEQQQRRRVALPQVFVGGRHLGGAEEVRRLHESGELRRIVAPAPAFPSACARCGGERYVLCGACDGSHKRYSLKGGGGFRACADCNENGLVRCPGCCAPAA, encoded by the coding sequence ATGTGGCCGTCGTGGGTGAAGACGCGCAGCTCCGACTCCAACGCGGcgtccacctccaccgcgctcgtcgccgccggcgcgtccccgcgcctctccttcccctccccgtcCCTCAAGGACCTCCGGACGCTGCTCGCGCCGGACCACCCCGCCGGGGACCCGTCCTCCGCCTCCCCGTCGCCGCGCGTCTTCCACCGCATCCGCGTCGCGGCCTCCGCGCTCCGGGTGCTCCGCACGCTCCAGCAGCCCTCGtccgcggccgcgcccgccaGCGGCTGCGCGGGGGAgctccccgcccccgcccccgccggcgcgggcgggcgggtggTGCTCTACTTCACCTCGCTCCGCGTGGTCCGCCGCACCTACGAGGACTGCCGCGCCGTGCGGGCCATCCTGCGcgggctccgcgccgccgtcgacgagcgCGACCTCTCCATGGACCGCGCCTTCCTCCCCGAGCTCGCGGCGCTCCtcccggagcagcagcagcgccgccgcgtggcGCTGCCCCAGGTCTTCgtcggcggccgccacctcggcggcgccgaggaggtCCGGCGCCTCCACgagtccggcgagctccgccgcatcgtggcccccgcccccgccttcCCCTCCGCCTGCgcccgctgcggcggcgagcgctACGTGCTCTGCGGCGCCTGCGACGGCAGCCACAAGCGGTACAGCctcaagggcggcggcgggttccgCGCCTGCGCCGACTGCAACGAGAACGGGCTCGTCCGGTGCCCCGGCTGCTGCGCCCCCGCCGCCTGA
- the LOC120698385 gene encoding uncharacterized protein LOC120698385 isoform X5, whose protein sequence is MQSVLSLKKRTLDALQQQYTAAKAKKLQDEQLKSYKKSKVDAPKPKFDTPRKGKAPELTPRQTSAQPSSHKGVAFSGSNRQQKPSASSEINPVYAELSCALHDNLLQDDISDFDSTEVVQSVIFDIIQKGGDSGKITKGAKKLKLEKGILLDNYVQRGPRLVDAQARSLLIHSKRSKHHMSLKQHKKCGSFELDGAFHKYDLYKPMHEMWAAYIRELTKITPKTQLSENLLSADLHGALLIVAECKAASYEGVSGIMIRETAETFGIISEDNRFRVVPKAGSVFILQADCWKVTLIGGKLSPKEKLKEDQRQQRAQSQIR, encoded by the exons ATGCAATCTGTACTTTCGCTG AAGAAACGTACCTTAGACGCCCTTCAGCAACAGTATACTGctgcaaaagctaagaaattgCAAGATGAACAGCTTAAGAGTTATAAGAAGAGCAAAGTAGATGCCCCTAAGCCTAAATTTGATACGCCAAGGAAAGGCAAAGCTCCAGAACTCACACCTCGTCAAACATCTGCTCAACCCTCTTCTCATAAAG GTGTAGCCTTTTCCGGCTCCAATCGCCAACAAAAACCTTCCGCATCCTCAG AAATTAACCCTGTGTATGCTGAACTTTCATGTGCCCTTCATGACAATTTGTTACAGGATGATATTTCG GATTTTGATAGCACAGAGGTTGTCCAGAGTGTTATATTTGACATAATTCAGAAAGGTGGAGATTCTGGGAAAATTACGAAGGGAGCCAAAAAGCTGAAGCTGGAAAAGGGAATCCTATTAGATAACTATGTTCAGAGGGGTCCTAGACTAGTGGACGCCCAAGCAAGATCTTTGTTGATTCACTCAAAGCGATCCAAACATCACATGTCTCTGAAGCAACATAAGAAATGTGGTTCATTTGAGTTAGATGGTGCATTCCACAA GTATGACCTCTATAAGCCAATGCATGAGATGTGGGCGGCGTATATCAGAGAACTTACAAAAATAACCCC AAAAACGCAATTGTCCGAAAACCTCCTTTCTGCAGATCTTCATGGGGCCCTTCTAATAG TGGCAGAATGCAAAGCTGCTTCATACGAAGGTGTAAGTGGCATCATGATTCGGGAAACTGCAGAGACTTTTGGAATTATATCAGAGGACAATCGCTTCCGAG TCGTACCAAAAGCTGGTTCGGTTTTCATCCTCCAAGCGGACTGCTGGAAGGTCACACTGATTGGCGGCAAGCTCTCGCCCAAGGAAAAGTTGAAGGAGGACCAGCGTCAGCAGCGCGCACAATCACAGATCAGATAG
- the LOC120698386 gene encoding probable methyltransferase PMT23 codes for MAVPSSDRARRPFLLSLSLFLFISAALVLLFLFLDPSPGSLAFLPSRVSASAPSAYSPQQQSLTPVPARGSPPHSQPAGPLPTANAEREASQPPAAEEARGGSGSPGADDSSGARGVEADAKAGTSVAAAGSGGDDGELPASVRWQTCSRMGKGVSSTDYIPCLDNLRAIKALRSRRHMEHRERHCPVAPRPRCLVPLPFGYRTPVPWPRSRDMIWYNNVPHPKLVEYKKDQNWVTRSGDYLVFPGGGTQFKDGVGRYIQFIEQIMPAIQWGIHTRTVLDVGCGVASFGGYLLDRNVITMSFAPKDEHEAQIQFALERGIPAFLAVIGTQKLPFPDNAFDVVHCARCRVHWYANGGKPLLELNRVLRPGGYFIWSATPVYRQEKRDQDDWKAMVTLTKSICWRTVVKSEVVNGIGVVIYQKPTSNSCYAERKANEPPLCSKTDGSRFPWYAPLDSCIFATSLSSSDERNSWPVPWPERLNVRYASVPGDSAYNKEAFEADTKYWKQVVSEVYFSDLPLNWSSIRNIMDMNAGFGGFAAALIDQPLWVMNVVPIDQPDTLPVIFNRGLIGAYHDWCESFNTYPRTYDLLHMSNLVASLTTRCDIIEVAAEIDRILRPGKWFVLKDKIEMLKKMRPVLKSLHYETVVVKEQFLVARKSFWRPGKPASRSG; via the exons atggccgtCCCGTCCTCCGACCGCGCGAGGCggcccttcctcctctcgctctcgctcttcctcttcatctccgccgccctcgtcctcctcttcctcttcctcgacCCCTCGCCCGGATCCCTGGCCTTCCTCCCctcccgcgtctccgcctccgccccctccGCATATTCGCCTCAACAGCAGAGCCTCACCCCAGTGCCCGCCCGCGGGAGCCCACCTCACTCGCAACCAGCGGGCCCGCTGCCCACCGCGAACGCGGAGCGGGAGGCATCGCAGCCACCCGCCGCGGAGGAAGCCCGTGGTGGCAGCGGCTCGCCGGGAGCGGACGACAGCAGCGGCGCCAGGGGAGTCGAGGCGGACGCGAAGGCGGGCACaagcgtggccgcggcggggtcAGGCGGGgacgacggggagctgccggcGAGCGTGAGGTGGCAGACGTGCAGCAGGATGGGGAAGGGCGTGTCGTCGACGGACTACATCCCGTGCCTGGACAACTTGCGGGCGATCAAGGCGCTGCGGTCGAGGCGGCACATGGAGCACCGGGAGCGACACTGCCCCGTGGCGCCGCGCCCAAGGTGCCTGGTGCCGCTGCCGTTCGGGTACCGGACGCCCGTGCCGTGGCCGCGCAGCCGTGACATG ATTTGGTACAACAACGTCCCTCACCCAAAGCTGGTGGAGTATAAAAAGGATCAGAACTGGGTTACAAGGTCTGGTGATTATCTTGTTTTCCCTGGAGGTGGAACTCAATTCAAAGATGGTGTGGGAAGATACATTCAGTTTATTGAACAG ATTATGCCGGCCATTCAGTGGGGAATACATACAAGAACTGTCTTGGATGTTGGATGTGGTGTTGCCAGCTTTGGTGGATACTTGCTTGACAGGAATGTCATTACGATGTCATTTGCCCCAAAAGATGAGCATGAAGCTCAGATACAGTTTGCATTAGAACGTGGAATTCCAGCATTTCTAGCAGTGATTGGAACACAAAAGCTTCCGTTTCCTGATAATGCATTTGATGTAGTACACTGTGCAAGGTGCAGGGTCCATTGGTATGCAAATG GTGGAAAACCGTTGCTGGAGCTTAATAGAGTGCTAAGGCCTGGAGGATATTTCATTTGGTCTGCAACCCCCGTCTATCGTCAAGAAAAAAGAGACCAGGATGACTGGAAGG CAATGGTTACTCTGACtaaatcaatctgctggagaACAGTGGTAAAATCTGAAGTCGTCAATGGAATTGGAGTTGTTATATATCAAAAGCCGACATCAAATTCTTGCTATGCTGAGAGGAAGGCCAATGAACCCCCTCTATGTTCCAAGACAGATGGTTCACGTTTTCCTTG GTATGCTCCTCTCGATAGTTGCATTTTCGCAACTTCTCTTTCCAGTTCGGATGAAAGAAACAGCTGGCCTGTTCCGTGGCCTGAAAGACTTAATGTCAGATATGCAAGTGTGCCTGGTGATTCTGCATATAACAAAGAGGCGTTTGAGGCTGATACAAAGTATTGGAAACAGGTCGTTTCAGAAGTATATTTCAGTGACCTCCCACTTAATTGGTCAAGTATTCGTAACATAATGGACATGAATGCTGGTTTTGGAGG GTTTGCAGCAGCACTCATTGATCAACCTTTATGGGTTATGAATGTTGTACCAATTGATCAGCCGGATACCTTGCCAGTTATTTTCAACAGAGGTTTGATTGGGGCATATCATGACTGGTGTGAATCTTTCAACACCTACCCTCGTACTTATGATCTTCTCCACATGAGTAATCTCGTCGCAAGTCTTACAACTAG GTGTGACATCATCGAAGTAGCAGCTGAAATTGACCGGATACTGAGACCTGGAAAATGGTTTGTGTTGAAAGACAAAATAGAAATGCTAAAAAAGATGCGGCCAGTCCTGAAGTCTCTGCACTATGAAACTGTCGTTGTAAAAGAGCAATTTCTTGTTGCTAGGAAGAGTTTCTGGCGTCCTGGCAAACCAGCTTCAAGATCAGGATGA
- the LOC120698385 gene encoding uncharacterized protein LOC120698385 isoform X4: MQSVLSLKKRTLDALQQQYTAAKAKKLQDEQLKSYKKSKVDAPKPKFDTPRKGKAPELTPRQTSAQPSSHKGVAFSGSNRQQKPSASSGEEINPVYAELSCALHDNLLQDDISDFDSTEVVQSVIFDIIQKGGDSGKITKGAKKLKLEKGILLDNYVQRGPRLVDAQARSLLIHSKRSKHHMSLKQHKKCGSFELDGAFHKYDLYKPMHEMWAAYIRELTKITPKTQLSENLLSADLHGALLIVAECKAASYEGVSGIMIRETAETFGIISEDNRFRVVPKAGSVFILQADCWKVTLIGGKLSPKEKLKEDQRQQRAQSQIR; this comes from the exons ATGCAATCTGTACTTTCGCTG AAGAAACGTACCTTAGACGCCCTTCAGCAACAGTATACTGctgcaaaagctaagaaattgCAAGATGAACAGCTTAAGAGTTATAAGAAGAGCAAAGTAGATGCCCCTAAGCCTAAATTTGATACGCCAAGGAAAGGCAAAGCTCCAGAACTCACACCTCGTCAAACATCTGCTCAACCCTCTTCTCATAAAG GTGTAGCCTTTTCCGGCTCCAATCGCCAACAAAAACCTTCCGCATCCTCAG GTGAAGAAATTAACCCTGTGTATGCTGAACTTTCATGTGCCCTTCATGACAATTTGTTACAGGATGATATTTCG GATTTTGATAGCACAGAGGTTGTCCAGAGTGTTATATTTGACATAATTCAGAAAGGTGGAGATTCTGGGAAAATTACGAAGGGAGCCAAAAAGCTGAAGCTGGAAAAGGGAATCCTATTAGATAACTATGTTCAGAGGGGTCCTAGACTAGTGGACGCCCAAGCAAGATCTTTGTTGATTCACTCAAAGCGATCCAAACATCACATGTCTCTGAAGCAACATAAGAAATGTGGTTCATTTGAGTTAGATGGTGCATTCCACAA GTATGACCTCTATAAGCCAATGCATGAGATGTGGGCGGCGTATATCAGAGAACTTACAAAAATAACCCC AAAAACGCAATTGTCCGAAAACCTCCTTTCTGCAGATCTTCATGGGGCCCTTCTAATAG TGGCAGAATGCAAAGCTGCTTCATACGAAGGTGTAAGTGGCATCATGATTCGGGAAACTGCAGAGACTTTTGGAATTATATCAGAGGACAATCGCTTCCGAG TCGTACCAAAAGCTGGTTCGGTTTTCATCCTCCAAGCGGACTGCTGGAAGGTCACACTGATTGGCGGCAAGCTCTCGCCCAAGGAAAAGTTGAAGGAGGACCAGCGTCAGCAGCGCGCACAATCACAGATCAGATAG